The stretch of DNA CGGGAAGCGGTGCCAGAGCGGCTCGCCCACGGGGTGCAGCCCCAGGTCGGCCACCATGCGCGCGAACAGCCCCTTGAGCACGCCCACGTCGGCCAGCGCGGCGGGGTCGCACCCGTGCGCCTCCACCAGCCACTCGCGCCCGTTCATCGGGCGCTCGCGGCGAGCGGCGGCGTCGCTCGGGAGACGGGGGTCCGTGGCAAGCTCGGGAGAAGACGGAGCGTCATCGGCGGTGGCGGGATGGCGGCAGTATAGCGGCTCCAGGTCCGCCCGTACAAGGCTCGGCGCCGAAGTCTCGGCGCGGGCGGAAGATACGAGAATCGGGGAATCGCGGTTTCGTCAGGCCGAATCTCTATAAAGACAACTGCTCTGTCTCACGCGGAGGAAGCAGAGGTAGCAGAGGAAAACCACGGTATGTGGTGAGCTCTCTGCTTCCTCTGCTACCTCTGCGTGAGGCTAGGCTGTTCGAATCGAACTGCGGGAAGGGATTTCGGCTCAGCGCGGGGGCGCGCCTTCGCCCTGCGGCTGGCGCATCAGTTCGGCCACGCGGCGCCACCCTTCGCGGGCGTCGCGCACCGAGGGGGCCCAGCCCGCGGCCTCCTTGAAGCGGCGGTTGGAGACGCGCTGGCTGCGCGCCATGAACATCGCGTCGTCGCCCGCGGCCAGCTTGAGCAGCCACACCGGCGGGCGCACCACGAACGGCCGCCCCGCCGCCTCGGCCACGGCCTTCGCCAGCTCGCGGCGGGTGAGCGGCTCGTCGTCCACCACGTCGTAGACGCCCGAGGGCGCCCCCTCCAGCGCGGCGGCGACGGCGGCCGCGGCGTCGTCCACCCAGATGCTGGGGAAGTAGGCGTCGCCCGCGCCGATCAGGAGCAGGGCGCCGCGGCGGGCCAGCGCCAGCGTGTCGAGCGTCGACTCGGCTTCCGGGCCGTAGAAGTAGCCCATGCGCAGCACGACCCCGCGCCCGCCCCCGGCCGCGAAGCGCTCCACCTCCGCCTCCGCCGCCAGCGACGAGGCCAGCAGCGGCGCGGCCTCGGCCGAGGCGCCCGCGGAGTCGATCCAGTCGCTCCCGCCGTCCGCCAGCACGAAGCAGACGCCGGGGTAGAGGAAGGCGGAGGCGCCCGCCGCCAGCGCCGCGTCCACCAGGTTGCGCGTCCCCTCGGTGCGGATGCGGTCGTTCTCGGCCCACGCCTCGGGGCGGCGCGCCTGGCTCCGCGGCGGGATGCGCGTGGCCAGGTGGAGCACCGCCTCGCTCCCCGCCACCGCGCCGCGAACCGCCGCGGGGTCGAAGAGGTCGGCGCGCACCGGCACGGCGCCCAGCCGGCGCAGCAGCTCGTCGTTGGAGCCGGAGCGGGAGAGAGCGCGCACGCGGTGCCCCCCGCCCGCCAGCAGCCGCACCACGGGGCGCCCGAGCACCCCCGTGGCGCCGGTCACGAAGATCTCCATCGGTTACCTCGAGCGAGGCAGAGGCGGATCGGAGCGTCGCGCCGAGCCTGACGCACGCTCCACTCCCCAACGTAACCAGGCCGTCCCCCGTTCTGGCAAGTGATCCGGACGGTCGGGTTGGCGAAGTGCGAAGTGCGAGGTACGAAGTGCGGACGTCCGCGGGTCCCCGTCTTGCCGCCCCGGCCAGGCGACCCGGGAGCGGAGGAGCGCGTGAGTGAGGTCGAGAGCGGGGTGGGGGAGGACCG from Longimicrobium sp. encodes:
- a CDS encoding NAD(P)-dependent oxidoreductase, translating into MEIFVTGATGVLGRPVVRLLAGGGHRVRALSRSGSNDELLRRLGAVPVRADLFDPAAVRGAVAGSEAVLHLATRIPPRSQARRPEAWAENDRIRTEGTRNLVDAALAAGASAFLYPGVCFVLADGGSDWIDSAGASAEAAPLLASSLAAEAEVERFAAGGGRGVVLRMGYFYGPEAESTLDTLALARRGALLLIGAGDAYFPSIWVDDAAAAVAAALEGAPSGVYDVVDDEPLTRRELAKAVAEAAGRPFVVRPPVWLLKLAAGDDAMFMARSQRVSNRRFKEAAGWAPSVRDAREGWRRVAELMRQPQGEGAPPR